A part of Winslowiella toletana genomic DNA contains:
- the gorA gene encoding glutathione-disulfide reductase — MTRHYDYLAIGGGSGGIASINRAAMYGQKCALIEAKDLGGTCVNVGCVPKKVMWHAAQIAEAIHQYGPDYGFDTTVNQFNWDILIKNRSAYIDRIHTSYDNVLGKNKVDVIKGYARFVDAHTVEVNGEKITADHILIATGGRPSHPSIPGAEYGIDSDGFFELDALPKRTAVVGAGYIAVEIAGVLNALGSETHLFVRKHAPLRTFDPLIVDTLVEVMNTEGPTLHTESIPQAIVKNADGSLTLKLENGKEQTVDCLVWAIGREPATDNLNLEVTGVALNDKGYISVDKYQNTNVKGIFAVGDNTGAVELTPVAVAAGRRLSERLFNNKPDEHLDYSNVPTVVFSHPPIGTVGLTEPQAREQYGDDEVKVYKSAFTAMYTAVTQHRQPCRMKLVCVGKDEKIVGIHGIGYGMDEMLQGFAVALKMGATKKDFDNTVAIHPTGAEEFVTMR, encoded by the coding sequence ATGACCAGACATTATGACTATCTTGCAATCGGTGGCGGCAGCGGCGGCATCGCATCCATTAACCGCGCAGCCATGTATGGCCAGAAATGTGCGCTGATCGAAGCAAAAGATCTTGGCGGCACCTGTGTCAACGTGGGTTGCGTACCGAAGAAAGTGATGTGGCATGCCGCGCAGATCGCTGAAGCTATCCATCAGTATGGTCCGGATTACGGCTTCGATACCACGGTAAACCAGTTCAACTGGGATATTCTGATTAAGAACCGCAGCGCCTATATAGATCGTATCCACACCTCATACGATAACGTATTAGGTAAAAATAAAGTGGATGTTATCAAGGGCTACGCGCGTTTTGTTGATGCGCACACCGTTGAAGTTAACGGCGAAAAAATTACTGCCGACCATATTCTGATCGCCACCGGCGGACGTCCCAGCCATCCTTCAATCCCTGGCGCAGAATATGGCATCGACTCTGACGGCTTCTTTGAGCTGGACGCGCTGCCAAAACGCACCGCGGTCGTCGGTGCGGGCTATATCGCGGTGGAAATTGCTGGCGTACTGAACGCACTGGGTTCTGAAACGCATCTGTTTGTGCGTAAACATGCGCCGCTGCGTACTTTCGATCCGCTGATCGTTGATACGCTGGTTGAAGTGATGAATACCGAAGGCCCGACGCTGCACACTGAATCCATCCCGCAGGCGATTGTCAAAAATGCCGACGGCAGCCTGACGCTGAAGCTGGAAAACGGCAAAGAGCAGACAGTCGACTGTCTGGTATGGGCGATTGGCCGTGAACCTGCAACAGATAATCTGAATCTTGAGGTTACCGGTGTAGCGCTGAATGACAAAGGCTATATCAGCGTCGATAAGTATCAGAATACCAACGTAAAAGGCATTTTTGCCGTCGGTGATAATACCGGTGCGGTGGAGCTGACGCCAGTGGCGGTCGCCGCCGGTCGCCGTCTTTCCGAACGCCTGTTTAACAACAAGCCGGACGAGCATCTGGACTACAGCAATGTACCAACCGTGGTATTCAGCCATCCGCCAATTGGCACCGTGGGTCTGACCGAGCCGCAAGCGCGTGAGCAGTATGGCGACGATGAGGTCAAAGTATATAAATCGGCGTTTACCGCTATGTATACCGCCGTTACCCAGCATCGTCAGCCTTGCCGTATGAAGCTGGTTTGCGTCGGTAAAGATGAGAAAATTGTCGGCATCCACGGTATCGGCTACGGTATGGATGAGATGTTGCAGGGCTTCGCCGTGGCGCTGAAAATGGGCGCCACCAAGAAAGACTTCGACAACACTGTCGCTATCCACCCGACCGGCGCGGAAGAGTTTGTTACCATGCGTTAA